Proteins from a genomic interval of Vicia villosa cultivar HV-30 ecotype Madison, WI unplaced genomic scaffold, Vvil1.0 ctg.000474F_1_1, whole genome shotgun sequence:
- the LOC131628730 gene encoding putative receptor protein kinase ZmPK1 codes for MKNMDFSFTLFLLVLIFSFQSSSSSSSSLRKGSSLSVENPEDKIISPNGMFTAGFTSIGENAYSFAIWFTEPNSLKLNNTIIWTANRDQPVNGKRSKLTLLNTGNIVLLDVSLNNVWSSNTASLKPLELHLKNDGNLVLRELQGTEILWQSFDSPTDTLLPGQPLTRYTKLVAAISETNHSSGFYMSFFDDENIFGLHYNGRDVSSSYWPRPWLLSWDVGRSNFNSSRTAVLDSLGNFHSSDNFTFSTSDYGSVLQRIMKLDSDGMVRVYSRNNVSKNWYVSWQAFSGTCLVHGICGANSTCSYSPEFGRKCSCIPGYKMRNHDDWSFGCEPMFDFTCNKSESTFLEMKNVEFYGYDFHYIEICNYSTCEDLCIQDCNCVAFQHSFWEKKGFYRCFTKTQLQNGRFVPSFEGSTYLRLPKGNSFSKGESSTPSNHLCLEKLQRVYVKESENHYVKFFLWFVTVIGAFEAVCIFSVWCSLFRSRQKTNADQHGYHLAEIGFRKFSYLELKKATKGFSQEIGRGGGGVVYKGVLSDQRHAAIKRLYNAQQGEGEFLAEVGIIGRLNHMNLIEMWGYCAEGKYRLLVYEYMENGSLAENLSSNKLDWSKRYKIALAIARVLAYLHEECLEWILHCDIKPQNILLDSNFQPKLADFGLSKLQNRNNLNNLSVSTIRGTRGYMAPEWIFNLPITSKVDVYSYGIVVLEMITGKSPTTGFKVLNGEKESVGRLVTWVREKKRSSVCWLEEIVDDEMGLGYDKSKMEMLAKVALDCVVDERDLRPTMSRVVEMLQYHGTDGQ; via the coding sequence ATGAAAAATATGGATTTCTCATTCACACTATTTCTTCTAGTATTGATCTTTTCAttccaatcttcatcttcttcttcatcatccttAAGAAAAGGTTCATCCCTCTCAGTTGAAAATCCAGAAGACAAAATCATCTCACCAAATGGCATGTTCACTGCTGGCTTTACTTCCATTGGTGAAAATGCATACTCCTTTGCCATATGGTTCACAGAAccaaattctctcaaactcaacaaCACAATCATTTGGACGGCGAATCGCGACCAACCGGTTAACGGAAAAAGATCGAAACTCACCCTATTAAACACAGGAAACATTGTTCTTCTTGATGTTTCTCTAAACAATGTTTGGTCTTCAAACACTGCATCATTGAAACCATTAGAGTTGCATCTCAAAAACGATGGAAATCTTGTGTTGCGTGAGCTACAAGGAACCGAAATACTCTGGCAGAGTTTTGATTCTCCAACAGATACTCTCCTTCCTGGTCAACCTCTTACCAGATATACAAAGCTTGTCGCTGCAATAAGTGAGACTAATCATTCATCTGGCTTCTACATGTCGTTTTTCGACGATGAAAATATTTTCGGCCTTCATTACAACGGCCGCGATGTTTCTAGCTCGTATTGGCCAAGACCTTGGCTTCTGAGTTGGGATGTTGGCAGATCAAATTTCAACAGTAGCAGAACTGCAGTGTTGGACTCTCTTGGTAACTTCCATTCTTCTGATAATTTCACTTTTTCGACTTCTGATTATGGATCTGTGCTGCAAAGAATAATGAAACTTGATTCTGATGGTATGGTGAGAGTTTATAGCAGAAATAATGTGtcaaagaattggtatgtttcaTGGCAAGCCTTTTCTGGTACTTGTTTGGTTCATGGAATTTGTGGAGCTAATAGTACATGTAGTTATAGTCCTGAGTTTGGAAGAAAGTGCTCATGTATTCCAGGGTATAAGATGAGGAATCATGATGATTGGTCTTTTGGTTGTGAACCTATGTTTGATTTTACTTGCAATAAAAGTGAGTCAACCTTTTTAGAGATGAAGAATGTTGAGTTTTATGGTTATGATTTTCATTATATTGAAATTTGTAACTATAGTACTTGTGAGGATTTATGCATACAAGATTGTAATTGTGTTGCATTTCAACATTCTTTTTGGGAGAAAAAGGGGTTTTATAGGTGTTTTACAAAAACACAATTGCAAAATGGAAGGTTTGTACCTTCCTTTGAAGGATCAACCTACTTGAGATTACCTAAAGGTAATAGCTTCTCTAAAGGAGAATCTTCGACTCCGAGTAATCATCTTTGTTTAGAAAAACTTCAAAGAGTTTATGTCAAAGAAAGCGAAAACCATTACGTAAAGTTTTTTCTCTGGTTCGTCACTGTGATCGGAGCTTTTGAAGCGGTCTGCATTTTTTCCGTTTGGTGTTCCCTATTCCGGTCGCGTCAAAAGACTAATGCAGACCAACATGGTTACCACCTTGCCGAAATAGGGTTCAGAAAATTCAGTTACTTGGAGCTCAAGAAAGCAACAAAAGGGTTTAGTCAAGAGATCGGAAGAGGCGGGGGAGGTGTTGTATACAAAGGCGTATTATCTGATCAAAGACACGCCGCGATAAAGAGACTTTACAATGCTCAACAAGGAGAAGGTGAGTTTCTCGCAGAAGTAGGCATCATTGGAAGACTTAATCACATGAATTTGATTGAAATGTGGGGATATTGCGCCGAGGGAAAATATAGACTATTGGTTTATGAGTACATGGAAAACGGTTCTTTAGCCGAAAATCTATCATCTAATAAACTTGATTGGAGTAAAAGATACAAAATTGCTTTAGCAATAGCAAGAGTTTTAGCATATCTACATGAAGAATGTTTGGAGTGGATTTTACATTGCGATATAAAGCCACAAAACATACTTCTCGATTCTAACTTCCAACCCAAGTTAGCTGATTTCGGATTGTCTAAGCTACAAAATAGAAACAATCTCAACAATTTAAGCGTCTCTACGATTCGAGGAACAAGAGGTTACATGGCACCTGAATGGATTTTCAACTTGCCAATAACATCTAAAGTTGATGTTTATAGCTATGGAAtagttgtgttggagatgataACAGGTAAGAGTCCAACAACAGGTTTCAAAGTATTGAATGGTGAAAAGGAAAGTGTTGGGAGGTTGGTTACATGGGTGAGAGAGAAGAAAAGGAGTAGTGTTTGTTGGTTGGAGGAAATTGTTGATGATGAAATGGGATTAGGTTATGATAAAAGTAAGATGGAGATGTTGGCTAAAGTTGCTTTGGATTGTGTTGTGGATGAAAGAGATTTAAGACCTACTATGAGTAGAGTTGTTGAGATGCTTCAATACCATGGAACTGATGGTCAGTGA